From Elaeis guineensis isolate ETL-2024a chromosome 16, EG11, whole genome shotgun sequence, a single genomic window includes:
- the LOC105059239 gene encoding transcription factor DIVARICATA-like — protein MDSSHDIGLSQAEWSPLEEMVLELALLVNPEGTPDRWSRISANFSGKSSKQVLYHHYQALKDELQKEEGGNSGDGCSMGMAPEQRPPKGQNTSSGSGRRGQERRKAKPWTEEEHRLFLQELATYEKGDWKSISRHAVVTRMPLQVERENTVKDGRQDGSAENVVIHLSESAEMVVPLEMKRVNSMEGGGCA, from the exons ATGGATTCTTCTCACGACATTGGTTTGTCGCAAGCAGAGTGGAGCCCGTTAGAAGAGATGGTTTTGGAGCTTGCTCTCCTGGTAAACCCAGAGGGAACGCCAGATCGATGGTCTCGGATCAGTGCCAATTTTTCAGGGAAGAGTTCGAAACAAGTACTGTACCATCATTACCAGGCTCTGAAAGATGAATTGCAGAAGGAAGAAGGTGGCAATTCTGGTGATGGATGTAGTATGGGTATGGCACCGGAGCAACGCCCACCGAAAGGTCAGAACACCTCTTCTGGATCAGGACGCCGCGGCCAGGAGAGGAGGAAGGCTAAGCCATGGACGGAGGAAGAACatcg GTTATTTTTACAGGAACTTGCAACTTATGAGAAGGGGGATTGGAAGAGCATATCTCGACATGCAGTGGTGACGAGGATGCCATTGCAAGTG gagagggagaacacTGTGAAGGATGGGCGGCAAGATGGGAGTGCCGAGAATGTAGTTATCCATCTCAGTGAGAGTGCCGAGATGGTCGTCCCTTTGGAGATGAAGAGGGTGAACTCCATGGAAGGCGGTGGTTGTGCCTAG